gttcatttggaacttatgtgacccatttggggttaaaatgggcgaacttgggttgtgttgaggaaagaaaacccaaatggccataacctagggtttggtcttatgatttggggttataaatgttaaatggcgtttttaatcactaacacgcttgttaaagttgaaagagatgttatttgggtcatgtttgacaagtttggtagtgaaaatgttaaatggatccaaaatgggctagttgacctagtttgggtgaaatgggtatgaattaacctaagtttgtgttagttgatgttagtagacttaatttactaactttagtgattaaagtcgggtcttggccatttaagggcggttttggtatggttgagtcatttaatgcgaattgggtcattaaatgctcaagtaagtgtaatgtggttaattccactagttgtgtaatcgaatgtgtacttatgtaattaggtactttgctttgaagccgtcggaagcatttaaatcatcaccgaagtgttaaggtgagtggaataattatatgcgtaggtatataatatatttatttgtggtagcgtgagatgtgaagtgtcgaggtgttaagacaccacgtttcacgtgacgagtgaagcatcgaggtgttaagatgccactcgaggtgaagcatcgaggtgttaagatgccacctaggagtgaagtgtcgaggtgttaagacgccactccatgttaaagggtgaagtgtcgaggtgttaagacgccacccgagggtgaagtatcgaggtgttaagatgccacccgggggttagtgatacgaggtgctaagtacactaatggatgttatgaacaccaatgggaaattcgagtaccatcccttgtacgattggttaaccatggttattgtgttgtagtgtaagcatattatattgtacggtttgtatatatgttattgcattgctagcttgtgatattggaagtttatagtttataattgagatgataagctaattgtgttgctagcatgtatgcggtatgtgcttaagtgtttgcaagtaagtatattatatatgtacgtgtataattattgcattcactaagcgttagcttacccctctcgttgtttatctttttagtcgcaggtacggataagggcaaaggggttatcgggcattaagtggcccttgatgatgttttgttgaagcttggaagttggcctaatgttttgggtagtttagtcccaaaccatgctcgagtgtcgtttggattataaactatcaattgtagtgggtcaaacttgtattgaatttgattaatggccttcgtgccttttgtaaacatttaaattgttgtacgtttaagtggatcttgtggaatgatttacatatttaattggcgcgtaaatgtgttgtataaaaaaaaaaaaaaaaaaatttatcgtgtggaatacgggttgggttgtttcaagcccACAAAAAACCAGTAATCAGTCATAGACCGATTGTGTAATTTTAAATTTTGTATTAAAGTGATTGTAGCCGATTGGTCAAGAAAGTAGATATCTGGTAGAACTTCAGGGTGCTCGTTTTTAAAAGAAACAAGAGGCAGTCCACGTGTTATGACGGGACCACCGTAAGATAGTGGGGTCTCTTTTAATGATTCGAAACCATCTTCGAGTCCTGAGATGGTATCCCAACTAATAAACTTGTTGATGATCATACCTTGAAATCCACTACTTTGATTAACTTCCACTATCAGAATTTTGGATCCGGAAAATGGATATACGTCATGAAGTTTTTGTGTTGCGATAAGTACGGAACCAGGTAGTATGTCGTGTCCAAATTCACTGGACATATGAGGTTTAACCTTATTTTTTGTCTCTACACTCTGGGTCTGGTGTTTTAGTAGAATCTTGTTATTTTCTTTTGAGAGTGAAACACCCTCTTGTATTACAGGTTCTGATGCAGCCTTAAACGTTTGCTCATTCCAAGTTATGTCTTCATGTTCAGTCCACAAAAtaccttcaaaaaaaaaaaaaacatgtatctTAAACGCATAAGGAGTCAGATTTGCAAGATAATAGAATTTCATGATAGAAAAGAACTGAAAAATAAGAAATTTTGAAGATTATTACCTCGCTCGTTGTAAATCCAATGAGAATTGCGACCTTGATCAGCAATAAACTTGATTATATTAGATACTGATATCTCCCCCTCATAAGAGATTGCTTCCGTCCCTTCTGCTGGATATAACAGCAGAGAGGGGTAAAGATCCCTCTGCATATAGAGAGTACTTTAATTAATATGCATAAAACTACGAACTAATTTATTAGTAAAGTAATGCATTCAAATAATAAGGTATCATTAGAATGATATCATCTGGTAAACAAAAATTTATGCTATCAGAGTTGATATGATGTGAAAATTGTGTATCATGAATCAAGGTGCGATACAAAAaagtacccaaaaaaaaaaaaaaagcaagcaTTGAAATCTAAATATACCCTAGTGGAAAGTGTAAAAACAAAATTAGTAATGTCCAATATCTCTATAAGGGATGCTTAAATACATCTTAGAGGTTGAACGGATATGTAATATAGATCAATGACTTTAGTAGCAAACTACAATCATTTTCTATACAAACCATCATATAGATCACCGGAAGCTTCAACTGAATATTATCCACACCATCTGCAACACATTTAATCTTCATGAGCAACAGATTGCattctttcttttttcttttgaACCACATTCTCAGATTGCTAGTTGTAAGATAATAGAACAAACTAAGCATCCGTTCTTCTGATATAAATTATTGTATAAAAAACTTCAAGTAAAAAGGATCAGCCCCAACCTCTTCTAGAAACCCATGTTATAGTAAATTATAGTAACCAATGGATCAACTTATTATATAACTATTTTCAATTAGTTATATCATAAGTTCAGCAACAACGCACCAGTACAACGGCATAATATGATAAACATAATTAACATATAAGAAACATTGTACGACTCTAAATCACTTACCATTTCTTAACGAGGATTGATCATTCCTATATTGACGTTTTACCATATTGCCATAACTCTTCAATGCTCGATATACTTCACGAACGACAAGTTCTGTTCTCAGACAAAATCCACACGAGCTACTAGTAAATATTACTAAAACGTCGTCCTTCCAAGCATTTTCGGCACTAATAGAACCAGATCGGTTGCCAACAACCAAATCCATAAATGTATGAGCACTAACACGTGGTATCGAATCAACCTCGTGAAAATCTTGAATAACAAACGGTGGGTGTGGAGTCTCTTTTGAGTCGGGAACAACAGACTTTGAACGTTGATATGGTAAAAGGCTTCCGTTGAAAAACAAATCAAGAAAATTAGATACGGAAGAAGAGCTAAAATCAGCCTCTTCGGGATAAACATAGTGTTGATGTGAAAGAGGATCAATAATTACTAAAGACGGAATCTTTATCACACTAGTTAGACCTTCAAGTAACCGAAATTGTCCATCGACGAAGAAAAAAGAACAGTTGTACGTGGGTCCCGTTTCAACTTTCTTTTCAAAATCTGCAATTGGGTCTTCTGTCTTTACAGACAACTGAGCACTTGTATCAGTAATCTTCTCACTAATCTTCATATCTTTCGGTAAAGTGTCACTACTGATGACACCTTTTATAGATTGAACGTCTGTTTCTGACATTGAGACATCGATATCGTCAGATATTAACCGAAAGCCGACATCCTTAGCAAGTGAACTCAATTTTCTTTGTTTCTTCTGCTGAAGAACATACGCCAAGACTTCTTGCAAGGAATTATCTTGCAAATGTGAAGCAACATCGTCAATAGTAATACGACTACCGTCTTTCAAGGCCATGATAGTTATCTTATCATCTAGTGCAGTTACCTTGTGAGATGATGTTGACATCTCTAGTTTAGGATGTTGGGAAACAGTCTTTTGTGGATTGACGGTTTTTGATTTAAACGGCATGTGATTAGGTAGTGCTAGTTCTCTCAAGACAGTAAGAGCTTCGATGCTTTTTCTTCTAATCTTCGAGGAATCGGATGATCTGTCAATGAAAAGGAGTACCGATGGTCTATCTGATGGTAAACCGGGATTAAACCCATCCTCGTCTGCTTTAAGCTGCatttccaataataataaaaaaatcatcACAATGATGATGAAGGACTACATAGAGACCTGATTAGGCTCCGAAAAAACTAAGTAGAATTCATACTTCTTTTTATACATGGTAGATTATAGACGATGAGATTAGGCTGTACTAGGGACCTAGAAGACACCAGCAAAACAAAATTGGCACAACAAAAAATAAGAAGTTATGATAAATTAGCCAAGACCCATATGTTACTTTAATTATACACACATCATGATAGATCTCAGGTACTAACAGTTTCAAGAGGTACAAGTATTATCTACGTAAGCAAGATATTGCTGAATAACATCCTAGAAAATTGTCACACTCGTAAAATGATTACTGAGAACAAAAAATAAACAATAACAATACTCAATCCCGCACATTTgaggtatggggaggtgagatgtagacaatccttcatctaccctagaatagaagagaagtcgtttctctaaccacgagtcgagaaaaaaattctccacccacaggaagagaaagtcatccctctctctactccagggtagagagattgcttccgtgaggacctccggcaaaaaaaaaagtttataatatataaacagaaaagaagaataataaaaataaaaatgagacgCCATGGAagtggtagaatcaaatttccatgagttttaaagcctgcctgaaaatcaatttaggctctaagtggtAGTCAAGTCGCCACTAAAATGATTACTGAGACTTGGCATTAAAAATGTACACAATCAGTGCCATAGTCAACACAAATACACATCAACTCTGAAACAAAAAGTCATAATCCAACTTTCCTGCAGCAAGTCATCCTAGGTGAAGGGGCAAGATCACATGACCAACATAGTTAAAACAGTATAAACAAGAATTGGACTTCTATGAATCACCAAACTTATAAGCCCAAAAGCAGTGTTGCAGAGCTCGGAATTACTCGGCGAGTACACGGATTttgcaactcggggagtactcggcaaGTACTCGGTCAAACTCAGTGAAATTCAGTTAACCTCacccaaaactcgggattacttagAAACTCGGCCAAGACTTGGTCAAAGTCACTTAAAGTCAAACTTAGACAACATCTGAGTACTCCCCGAGTACTCCCTTAAAAGTACCAACCGAGTACTTCCCGTAGCGATCAACCCAACCTTGCCCAAAAGAAGATGAAATTTAATATTGAAAATGAACGATAATATATGACTGCATCTCTGATTAACAAATTAGTAAAAAACAGCAAGTGTTCAGAGAGCAATCAGATATATGAACCATAAGCAACGGTGAAATATAGTAAGGTTATAAACTTGCCTCCATAATTGGTGATGCATCAATCTCTATAATCTTTTTAAAATCACCCCCTCCTCTAAAAACCTTTGCACATTCAGGACATCCGTTAGAGTAAAGCATCATCAACCATGAACCAGTAGTATCTCTCAGTAATTTCTGATAGCTACACGCAGGGATACATATGTATAGACACAACAACATGGCTGCATCATCCCAACATAATACAAAAGGCACCCAACACTGGTTACCCAAATGGCACATAAAACAAACTAACTAAACAAGGTCAAAGTTCAAAAGGTAGCTTAAACAAGCATTTTGTAATACAATCAACCAGAAATATAAACAAGCATTGCATAATTAAATTcccatataataaataataataataaaaaaagcaaTACCTAATGAGTAACAAAAACGACGAAGAAAcaataatataatttaaacataCCACCAAATCACAATTTCCTGATTCGAAATCGAGCACTTTAATAGCCATAAACCATCATAACATCTATTTCGAAATTGAAACTGTGATTCAATCTTTTGCAGTTGAACATGGTAATTTTGCTGTTAACATTTTGACATTATTTTGGAGTACTATATGCATGTCCAAGATGGTTATTAAACTCGGAGACATCAATATATCTGTCATATTTCGGCCGTCAAGATAAACACACCTCATAGCTTGATAACCTTTTTGATAAATTGCAGGAATTAAGAGATTATGATGATCAGTTTATGTAAAAGAACTTGTATTTTTGTAATCTGAATTCATACAATGGTTTTCCAAGTCTGTTCTTATAGACATTAAATCTAACAGACACTTCTAAAAGAGGTATGGATCCAAATAGACTtttcgtatgcctgagagacatattaaattaacgtggctaatatgttttgatccaagtcgggtcatacccaataaaaagcttaccgacaccttaatcgtatttgatcttagcgattggatcgttgattaaattacgcgacacttggaatttaagaaaaatggttttctaaaataatattacttgatgtgtatataaattatggaataatttatataataagaatttaattatttataggttaaataattaataaagttaagttacatatataaaataggttttataaaataaagtaaacataacaaataatatggaattttatataattggttttataaataatgtatacataatttataaaatgcaagtttataaaatttgttttataaaatctaattttataaaaacaagtttataaattatgtcaagtattataaaactattttataaacaagatgggagtggccttggagttgtaagcacacatgctagagattccattacTTGGTCATGCTtttccatttccatatacatgcatgttccttgactcaaacacacacacacacacatacaactaCATTTCAAGAAATTGCAAAAAAAATTCTACTCTTTTGTGCTATTTGGCCGTGGCCTTTTTGGGTGCCAAAGGGAGTTCTAAATTTTGTTTTGGAAGTTCAATTCAAGTGTTAATAAattctaaccaaagtacaaggtgttggtattaaaatcttggggtattacaacttgaggcttcacaTTTTGGAgcttgattcatcatcatcatcttcactatcaattaccaagcttggagtaggtataacctccttactatcttatagtttgtaagtatatttcacaacttgatcctatttgggatttaactttaaatggttaaagattaacatgttctaaaatggtaatacttacatgcttccgctttaatttgattcttaaaatgtttcaaGTATatgttatgaacttgttaaatcccaacaatggtatctagagctgaagttgttgaaatatgcttcgagatggttattaaacccactatatttttgcattttatgaacatgcatgaaattAGAATGGGTGGGTTTGTATTTTGGCCGAATTCAAAAGGGTCCCAAAATGGGTTTCgggctcttccattttggtcatatttggtatatgttaatgttcacaatcaaggccttgaccttgtgtttgaatggatgttTGTTTGGTTAATTtgttattcattcaatttggtttgtaataatatttattcaattggtttgtaatattattcatttggttatgtaatttattttatatttggtatgtaaaatagattaggttgtattttcattttctagaaaaatgtattaggatatattttttgtaaaagatgaagatgcaagatgaagaaaaggaagatgcaagattaagtgagagattttgaaatctcctactttgtgttataacccattgaccggtggcattttattttcggctaaacaaaatgcctaccaaaaggcttgattgtgaacatattattttgcatgcatagttgttttgtatgattgagGATTGTGCATTTTATTACTGCAAGTTAattacacaagttaacaacaagcaaaacggcatttaaatggttaaattgaaatgacaaaaggacgttaataaatggttattaagaacaagaaaaggattacacatataaaatggtttatatcaaagtaatgaaattggctttagtacatgacatgaaaaatggattttcacatgaaccacacactaaatgcatgttagtgtatggtataaaagttttttGAACTAGAATAAAGAAACCTTAAAACCCTtttacacactaggttaacaagtttaacgccatccattTATGTAAACACTTAAACATGTTAGGGAActaataatgggataaaggtcagctAACTGTtataagcaaactaatatgattaaggtgaatttcacatgctcgtgggataaaggtcacctaaccacttgtatgttaaatttatacGTTTACACAAGTTGGATGACttaatttgggaatcatgaacttagggtcaccgaagcatgaggaacaactAGGCGTTGataggataaatatgccatgcaaaaggattgcatgatcctatACCTTAGAAGTTTCAaagggattgcaattgtcatataaatgactacctagctaaattaaataacgggataaaggtcacctaaccggaatttggtttaccgttggattctaaaatttaatatatcaattgaatttaaaagggtattgatcgttaaattaaaaattgatacttaaacaaactttgttaaattttgtagatggccgccaataacaacaacattccaaacgtaccaatcaactttaataacttatcattgaggtccatcctcgaaaaggaaaaacttaaccatacgaactttatggattggtaccgcaatcttaggattgttctcaaacttgaggataaagcgtatgtgttggaagaccccattcccgaccaacccGAGGAGGATGATGCCGAAGGTATagcatattgggagaaatattacGCCGAtttggtgcaagtttcttgccttatgcttgggaccatgatccctgaactccaaaaggacttcgagcatcatagtgcatatgacatgatcacacaattgaaggagatgttccttcaacaagctcgtgttgagCGCTTTGAAac
This window of the Rutidosis leptorrhynchoides isolate AG116_Rl617_1_P2 chromosome 7, CSIRO_AGI_Rlap_v1, whole genome shotgun sequence genome carries:
- the LOC139860102 gene encoding uncharacterized protein, which translates into the protein MQLKADEDGFNPGLPSDRPSVLLFIDRSSDSSKIRRKSIEALTVLRELALPNHMPFKSKTVNPQKTVSQHPKLEMSTSSHKVTALDDKITIMALKDGSRITIDDVASHLQDNSLQEVLAYVLQQKKQRKLSSLAKDVGFRLISDDIDVSMSETDVQSIKGVISSDTLPKDMKISEKITDTSAQLSVKTEDPIADFEKKVETGPTYNCSFFFVDGQFRLLEGLTSVIKIPSLVIIDPLSHQHYVYPEEADFSSSSVSNFLDLFFNGSLLPYQRSKSVVPDSKETPHPPFVIQDFHEVDSIPRVSAHTFMDLVVGNRSGSISAENAWKDDVLVIFTSSSCGFCLRTELVVREVYRALKSYGNMVKRQYRNDQSSLRNEERMLSLFYYLTTSNLRMWFKRKKKECNLLLMKIKCVADGVDNIQLKLPVIYMMRDLYPSLLLYPAEGTEAISYEGEISVSNIIKFIADQGRNSHWIYNERGILWTEHEDITWNEQTFKAASEPVIQEGVSLSKENNKILLKHQTQSVETKNKVKPHMSSEFGHDILPGSVLIATQKLHDVYPFSGSKILIVEVNQSSGFQGMIINKFISWDTISGLEDGFESLKETPLSYGGPVITRGLPLVSFKNEHPEVLPDIYFLDQSATITLIQNLKLHNRSMTDYWFFVGLKQPNPANGIDPLIKILVFMSQSSTKNIGTMSKIDGSLENQDAMSILDGNLTYNERSYLDVLCQPSTIATTETVFINHHVLWPES